One genomic window of Acidimicrobiia bacterium includes the following:
- a CDS encoding SMP-30/gluconolactonase/LRE family protein, with amino-acid sequence MICEGPPFGEGPVWCPASASGGARGGGSGGESEGTLVCTSVSEGSLYRVWPASGRRELLADVGGGANGAALCADGGFLVTQNGGLDLSQFPFFDNPPPPRYTTSGVQRVAPDGSVSSLTSEPMQMPNDLAVAADGTVFFTDPFGWPMPDAPQSRVMALAPDGALRVVADGFWYANGIGVDVDDATLIVVENGHDGLDHGFVRLRPGDEREMFAPGRVGDGFALDVEGRIYMAGGGHVVTIYEPDGTPVEQLQCPGDHPVSTNCCFGSDDLRTLYAVDAGAPGHVYCWTGMPTPGLPLHAWPGLR; translated from the coding sequence GTGATCTGCGAGGGGCCGCCGTTCGGCGAGGGCCCGGTGTGGTGTCCGGCGAGCGCCAGTGGAGGCGCGCGCGGCGGCGGCAGTGGTGGTGAGAGCGAGGGCACGCTCGTGTGCACGAGCGTGTCGGAGGGTTCCCTGTACCGCGTGTGGCCGGCATCGGGCCGGCGCGAGCTCCTCGCCGACGTCGGCGGCGGCGCGAACGGCGCTGCGCTGTGCGCGGACGGCGGGTTCCTCGTCACCCAGAACGGCGGCCTCGACCTCTCGCAGTTCCCGTTCTTCGACAACCCGCCACCGCCGCGGTACACGACGTCGGGCGTCCAGCGCGTCGCGCCCGACGGGTCCGTCAGCTCCCTCACCTCCGAACCGATGCAGATGCCGAACGACCTCGCGGTCGCGGCCGACGGCACGGTCTTCTTCACCGATCCGTTCGGTTGGCCGATGCCCGACGCGCCGCAGAGTCGCGTCATGGCCCTCGCGCCCGACGGTGCGCTGCGCGTCGTGGCGGACGGGTTCTGGTACGCGAACGGCATCGGCGTCGACGTCGACGACGCGACACTGATCGTGGTCGAGAACGGTCACGACGGCCTCGACCACGGGTTCGTGCGTCTCCGTCCCGGCGACGAGCGCGAGATGTTCGCGCCGGGGCGCGTCGGGGACGGGTTCGCGCTCGACGTGGAAGGGCGCATCTACATGGCGGGCGGAGGCCACGTCGTCACGATCTACGAGCCTGACGGCACGCCCGTCGAACAGCTCCAGTGCCCCGGCGACCATCCCGTGAGCACGAACTGCTGCTTCGGCAGTGACGACCTCCGCACGCTCTACGCCGTCGACGCGGGCGCGCCCGGCCACGTGTACTGCTGGACCGGCATGCCCACACCGGGCCTGCCGTTGCACGCCTGGCCCGGCTTACGCTGA
- a CDS encoding sigma 54-interacting transcriptional regulator has product MSRPGTLGELKTSGWVSRPVKEEVRTNAIARIAEGKQLVDGVIGFEDTVLPQLENALIAGHDVIFLGERGQAKTRMIRWLTELLDEWMPIVAGSEINDDPYNPVSQHARVLVAERGDETPIEWVHRDRRFGEKLATPDTSIADLIGEIDPIKVAEGRYLSDEMTIHYGLVPRTNRGIFSINELPDLAERIQVGLLNVLEERDVQIRGYKIRLPIDVMLLASANPEDYTNRGRIITPLKDRFGSQIRTHYPLDAEVEAAVVKQEAKPLATSGVNVHVPSFMTEIVAEMSQQARRSPHINQRSGVSVRLSIANYETLVANATRRALRHGETQVVPRVSDLEALVASTAGKVEFETVDEGREEQVLDRIVKASVLETFRARTRPEKLTELVQAFDGGLVVHTGEDIASSEYAKVMSDLPGLKGALSDLDVGETPAGVASAIEFVLEGLHLSKRLNKDAVGGRAAYRGRG; this is encoded by the coding sequence ATGTCGCGTCCCGGAACCCTCGGCGAGCTCAAGACCAGCGGGTGGGTGTCGCGACCCGTCAAAGAAGAGGTGCGCACCAATGCGATTGCGCGCATCGCCGAAGGCAAGCAGCTCGTCGACGGCGTGATCGGCTTCGAGGACACCGTCCTCCCGCAGCTCGAGAACGCGTTGATCGCCGGGCACGACGTGATCTTCCTCGGTGAGCGCGGTCAGGCGAAGACCCGCATGATCCGCTGGCTCACCGAGCTGCTCGACGAGTGGATGCCGATCGTCGCGGGGAGCGAGATCAACGACGACCCGTACAACCCCGTGTCGCAGCACGCGCGCGTCCTCGTTGCCGAGCGCGGTGACGAGACACCGATCGAGTGGGTGCACCGTGACCGCCGTTTCGGGGAGAAGCTCGCTACCCCCGACACCTCCATCGCCGATCTGATCGGCGAGATCGACCCGATCAAGGTGGCCGAGGGCCGGTACCTGTCCGACGAGATGACCATCCATTACGGGCTCGTGCCGCGCACGAACCGCGGCATCTTCTCGATCAACGAGCTCCCCGACCTCGCGGAACGCATCCAGGTAGGTCTGCTCAACGTGCTCGAGGAACGCGACGTACAGATCCGGGGATACAAGATCCGGCTGCCGATCGACGTGATGCTGCTCGCGTCGGCCAACCCGGAGGACTACACGAACCGCGGCCGCATCATCACCCCGCTCAAGGACCGGTTTGGTTCGCAGATCCGCACGCATTACCCGCTCGACGCCGAGGTCGAGGCCGCGGTGGTGAAGCAGGAGGCGAAGCCGCTCGCGACCAGCGGCGTCAACGTGCACGTGCCGAGCTTCATGACCGAGATCGTCGCGGAGATGAGCCAGCAGGCCCGGCGCTCACCGCACATCAACCAGCGCTCCGGCGTGTCGGTTCGGCTCTCCATCGCGAACTACGAGACGCTGGTCGCGAACGCCACTCGCCGCGCGCTGCGGCACGGCGAGACGCAAGTGGTGCCGCGCGTGAGCGACCTCGAAGCGCTCGTCGCGAGCACCGCGGGCAAGGTGGAGTTCGAGACCGTCGACGAAGGTCGCGAGGAGCAGGTGCTCGACCGCATCGTGAAGGCGTCGGTGCTCGAGACGTTCCGGGCGCGCACCCGTCCGGAGAAGCTCACCGAGCTCGTCCAGGCGTTCGACGGCGGGCTCGTGGTGCACACGGGCGAAGACATCGCGTCGTCGGAGTACGCCAAGGTGATGTCGGACCTGCCCGGCTTGAAGGGCGCGCTCAGCGACCTCGACGTGGGGGAGACGCCCGCCGGCGTCGCGTCGGCCATCGAGTTCGTGCTCGAAGGCCTGCATCTCTCGAAGCGGCTCAACAAAGACGCCGTCGGCGGTCGCGCCGCGTACCGCGGCCGCGGATAG
- a CDS encoding VWA domain-containing protein: MKWFTRQRVDGFRYSRWDGSQTGFDLDAEQLLDEMSDDLLYHGDLNAALRRLMQQGFRDRNNEELMGLREMLQKLRERRRQELENRDLGGVYDDIAQQLNEVVDMEREGIERRVDEATQSGDRRRQELVEEVADQRRQQLEQLPPDLAGKVQTLQEYEFMDDAARQRFEELMDQLREQLMQSYFNQLSEGMQNMTPERMQQMKDMLNELNQMLEQRERGEEPDFDGFMERFGDFFPGNPQSLDELLEQMAQSMAQMQQLLNSMTPEQRAQLQALAESLLEDMDLRWQVDQLSRNLQQAFPNLPWQRSQRFSGDDPLQFGQMAGLLDTLGDLDDLEHLLRSATQPGELAEVDLDRARELLGDDAARSLDRLRELTKMLEEAGLIEQREGRLELTPRAIRAIGRKALADIYRKLLKDRAGRHDVENAGAGNEYAHDHKPYEFGDPFHLNVQETVKNAIWRGGAGTPVRLIPDDFEIDRTEHITRSATVLMLDVSLSMPMRDNFLPAKKVAMALHSLITTQFPRDYFGLVAFGRVAREVKPELLPEMSWDFEWGTNMHHALLLARRQLNRQSGQKQIIMVTDGEPTAHIEHGEPYFQYPPSPITIEETLKEVMRCTRDGIRINTFMLDESHYLRSFVEQMMRVNGGRAFFTNADSLGDYVLVDFLDHKRERRRAG; the protein is encoded by the coding sequence ATGAAGTGGTTCACGCGCCAGCGAGTGGACGGGTTCCGTTACTCACGCTGGGACGGCAGCCAGACCGGCTTCGATCTCGACGCCGAGCAGCTCCTCGACGAGATGAGCGACGACCTGCTCTACCACGGCGACCTCAACGCCGCGCTGCGGCGTCTGATGCAGCAGGGGTTCCGCGACCGCAACAACGAAGAGCTCATGGGGCTGCGCGAGATGCTGCAGAAGCTGCGTGAGCGGCGGCGCCAGGAGCTCGAGAACCGCGACCTCGGCGGTGTCTACGACGACATCGCGCAGCAGCTCAACGAGGTCGTCGATATGGAGCGCGAGGGGATCGAGCGTCGCGTCGACGAGGCCACGCAATCGGGCGACCGGCGGCGTCAGGAGCTCGTGGAAGAGGTCGCCGACCAGCGGCGCCAGCAGCTCGAGCAGCTCCCGCCCGACCTCGCCGGCAAAGTGCAGACGCTCCAGGAATACGAGTTCATGGACGACGCCGCGCGCCAGCGGTTCGAGGAGCTGATGGACCAGTTGCGCGAGCAGCTCATGCAGAGCTACTTCAACCAGCTCTCCGAGGGCATGCAGAACATGACCCCCGAGCGCATGCAGCAGATGAAAGACATGCTCAACGAGCTCAACCAGATGCTCGAACAGCGAGAGCGCGGCGAAGAACCCGACTTCGACGGGTTCATGGAGCGCTTCGGCGATTTCTTCCCCGGCAACCCGCAGAGCCTCGACGAGCTGCTCGAGCAGATGGCGCAGTCGATGGCGCAGATGCAGCAGCTCCTCAACTCGATGACTCCCGAGCAGCGCGCGCAGCTCCAGGCGCTCGCCGAGTCGCTGCTCGAAGACATGGATCTCCGCTGGCAGGTCGACCAGCTCTCGCGCAATTTGCAGCAGGCGTTCCCGAACCTTCCCTGGCAGCGCTCGCAGCGCTTCAGCGGCGACGACCCGCTCCAGTTCGGGCAGATGGCCGGGCTGCTCGACACGCTCGGCGATCTCGACGACCTCGAGCACCTGCTGCGCTCTGCGACCCAGCCGGGCGAGCTCGCCGAAGTCGACCTCGACCGTGCGCGTGAACTCCTCGGTGACGACGCCGCGCGCTCGCTCGACCGGCTGCGCGAGCTCACGAAGATGCTCGAGGAAGCCGGGCTCATCGAACAGCGCGAAGGCCGGCTCGAGCTCACGCCGCGCGCTATCCGAGCCATCGGCAGGAAGGCGCTCGCCGACATCTACCGCAAGCTGCTCAAGGACCGCGCCGGTCGTCACGACGTCGAGAACGCCGGCGCCGGGAACGAGTACGCGCACGACCACAAGCCGTACGAGTTCGGCGATCCGTTCCACCTGAACGTGCAGGAGACGGTGAAGAACGCGATCTGGCGAGGCGGTGCCGGCACGCCGGTCCGGCTGATCCCCGACGACTTCGAGATCGATCGCACCGAGCACATCACGCGTTCGGCCACGGTGCTGATGCTCGACGTGTCGCTGTCGATGCCCATGCGCGACAACTTCCTTCCTGCAAAGAAGGTCGCGATGGCGCTCCATTCGCTGATCACCACGCAGTTCCCGCGCGACTACTTCGGACTCGTCGCGTTCGGTCGCGTGGCGCGTGAGGTGAAGCCGGAGCTGCTACCGGAGATGAGCTGGGACTTCGAGTGGGGCACGAACATGCACCACGCGCTGCTGCTCGCCCGTCGCCAGCTCAACCGGCAGAGCGGTCAGAAGCAGATCATCATGGTCACCGACGGCGAGCCCACGGCCCACATCGAGCACGGCGAGCCGTACTTTCAGTACCCCCCGTCACCGATCACGATCGAGGAGACCCTCAAAGAGGTCATGCGCTGCACGCGCGACGGAATCCGCATCAACACGTTCATGCTCGACGAGAGCCACTACCTGCGCTCCTTCGTCGAGCAGATGATGCGAGTCAACGGCGGCCGCGCGTTCTTTACGAACGCCGACAGCCTCGGCGACTACGTGCTCGTCGACTTCCTCGACCACAAGCGCGAACGCCGCCGCGCCGGCTGA
- a CDS encoding O-acetyl-ADP-ribose deacetylase, with protein MAPRLEVALGDITAEHADAIVNAANNSLLGGGGVDGAIHRAAGPELHEACRQLNGCAFGDAKATPGFALPARFVIHTVGPIWRGGGGGEARLLASCYRRCLEVADELGAASVAFPAISTGAYGYPVAEATRIAVEMVRSTITGVELVRFVCFDAAIHERYVDELG; from the coding sequence GTGGCTCCGCGTCTCGAGGTTGCACTGGGCGATATCACCGCCGAGCACGCCGACGCCATCGTCAACGCGGCCAACAACTCCCTGCTGGGCGGGGGTGGTGTCGACGGCGCCATCCACCGTGCCGCGGGCCCGGAACTCCACGAAGCGTGCCGGCAGCTCAACGGCTGCGCGTTCGGAGACGCCAAGGCAACGCCCGGGTTCGCACTCCCGGCTCGCTTCGTGATCCACACCGTCGGCCCGATCTGGCGGGGCGGCGGCGGCGGCGAGGCCCGGCTACTCGCGAGCTGCTATCGGCGGTGCCTCGAAGTGGCCGACGAGCTCGGCGCCGCGTCGGTGGCGTTCCCCGCGATCAGCACCGGCGCGTACGGGTACCCGGTGGCCGAAGCCACCCGGATCGCCGTCGAGATGGTTCGCTCCACCATCACGGGTGTAGAGCTCGTGCGCTTCGTGTGCTTCGACGCCGCGATCCACGAGCGCTACGTCGACGAGCTCGGCTGA
- a CDS encoding WhiB family transcriptional regulator, which translates to MVAAHRAAGRGERRWQENANCLGVDPDLFFPERGASTREAKTVCRGCEVQVDCLEYALAHGEKFGIWGGLSERERRRVRRARALERRGAVGA; encoded by the coding sequence CTGGTCGCGGCCCACCGGGCCGCCGGCCGCGGCGAGCGACGCTGGCAGGAGAACGCCAACTGCCTCGGGGTCGATCCCGACCTCTTCTTCCCCGAGCGGGGTGCGTCCACCCGGGAGGCCAAGACCGTCTGCCGGGGCTGCGAGGTCCAGGTCGACTGTCTCGAGTATGCGCTCGCCCACGGCGAGAAGTTCGGCATCTGGGGCGGGCTGTCGGAGCGAGAGCGGCGCCGGGTCCGTCGTGCGCGGGCGCTCGAGCGCCGCGGTGCCGTCGGCGCCTGA
- a CDS encoding phytanoyl-CoA dioxygenase family protein: MTTLDLRTRLQGSAVDLDAGTFYDAPLGDLLAENGQLAARGYAHLGLAPLAFEVGDAQFSLAAERDTLVVRPGIDDDATVVSLGAHDFSELVQEVTTTLGLGMRGRVEMRRGTMDEFVAWEPVLRALIDARPVHEPGMVQLLDADGGELDLHQSFTLDDPREQIGAFLAEAGFVKIRNVFEPDEMAAIVDELADAVAEAERDDGQSWWARDGKGEWYAARILGFNEKSPALRKVLHDERLIQLGEFTDDTYTQRDPDNSDAAEGLTKRIGVTDGISDVPWHKDCSPGGHSYGCCGLTVGLCLTPADRESGELGVVAGSHRANVQGGGVRADMDLPRVALPAEIGDVTIHCSCALHMSRPPVSRERRVVYTGFGLARRPGDVVEPVDRDTIRRERADLDDAGRRLNQRGYGAKIQQFELDS, from the coding sequence ATGACCACCCTCGACCTCCGCACGCGTCTGCAGGGCAGCGCCGTCGACCTCGACGCCGGCACCTTCTACGACGCCCCGCTCGGCGACCTGCTGGCGGAGAACGGGCAGCTCGCGGCGCGTGGCTACGCGCACCTCGGGCTCGCGCCGCTCGCGTTCGAGGTGGGCGACGCGCAGTTCTCACTGGCCGCTGAGCGCGACACGTTGGTGGTGCGCCCCGGCATCGATGACGACGCGACCGTGGTGTCGCTCGGCGCTCACGACTTCTCCGAGCTCGTCCAGGAGGTCACGACCACGCTCGGCCTCGGGATGCGGGGACGCGTGGAGATGCGGCGCGGCACGATGGACGAGTTCGTGGCGTGGGAGCCGGTACTTCGCGCACTGATCGACGCGCGGCCCGTGCACGAGCCGGGGATGGTGCAGCTGCTCGACGCCGACGGCGGCGAGCTCGACTTGCACCAGAGCTTCACGCTCGACGACCCGCGCGAGCAGATCGGTGCCTTCCTCGCCGAAGCCGGTTTCGTGAAGATCCGCAACGTGTTCGAGCCCGACGAGATGGCAGCGATCGTCGACGAGCTGGCCGACGCCGTCGCCGAAGCGGAGCGCGACGACGGTCAATCGTGGTGGGCGCGCGACGGCAAGGGCGAGTGGTACGCGGCGCGCATCCTCGGCTTCAACGAGAAGTCGCCCGCGCTGCGCAAGGTCTTGCACGACGAACGGCTGATCCAGCTCGGTGAGTTCACCGACGACACCTACACGCAGCGCGATCCCGACAACTCTGACGCCGCCGAGGGCCTCACGAAGCGGATCGGCGTCACCGACGGCATCTCCGACGTGCCGTGGCACAAAGACTGCTCGCCGGGCGGCCACTCGTACGGGTGTTGCGGCCTCACCGTCGGGCTGTGTCTCACGCCTGCCGACCGTGAGAGCGGCGAGCTCGGTGTGGTTGCGGGATCGCACCGCGCGAACGTGCAGGGTGGTGGTGTGCGCGCCGACATGGACCTGCCGCGGGTTGCGCTTCCGGCAGAAATTGGCGACGTCACCATTCACTGTTCGTGCGCGTTGCACATGAGCCGGCCACCGGTGAGCCGTGAACGGCGAGTCGTCTACACGGGCTTCGGGCTGGCGCGGCGTCCCGGTGATGTGGTCGAGCCGGTCGATCGCGACACCATCCGCCGCGAGCGCGCCGACCTCGACGACGCCGGCCGCCGCCTGAATCAGCGCGGCTACGGCGCCAAGATCCAGCAGTTCGAGCTCGACTCCTAG
- a CDS encoding glutamate formiminotransferase, whose protein sequence is MLECVPNVSEGRNTRALDALARACGASLLDVHVDADHHRSVFTLAGPGEHDAEPALRRLARAVADRVDLTAHDGVHPRIGALDVVPFVALDGTPSGDAVDAARAFASWAAEELALPVFLYGDADPQHRALPDTRRDAFTRRQPDVGPPEPHPQLGAVAVGARPLLVAVNCELDRDDLALARSLARAVREIDGGLIGVRALGLELESAARVQVSMNLVDLGATGLQQACEAVRSLARGRGADVARVELVGLLPASELARCDDEFRVWSGISPDQTIEARLDRAAN, encoded by the coding sequence GTGCTCGAATGCGTGCCGAACGTGTCGGAAGGACGCAACACGCGCGCGCTCGACGCACTCGCGAGGGCATGCGGTGCGTCATTGCTCGACGTCCACGTCGATGCCGACCATCACCGCTCGGTCTTCACGCTCGCCGGTCCCGGCGAGCACGATGCCGAACCGGCGCTACGGCGGCTCGCGCGTGCGGTGGCCGACCGAGTCGATCTCACCGCGCACGACGGCGTTCACCCGCGGATCGGCGCGCTCGACGTGGTGCCGTTCGTCGCGCTCGACGGCACACCGAGCGGCGACGCGGTCGACGCGGCCCGCGCGTTCGCGTCGTGGGCAGCCGAGGAACTCGCGCTCCCCGTGTTCCTCTACGGCGACGCTGATCCGCAGCACCGGGCGCTGCCCGACACCCGACGCGACGCGTTCACCCGACGGCAGCCCGACGTTGGTCCGCCCGAGCCGCACCCGCAGCTGGGTGCGGTCGCGGTCGGCGCACGGCCGTTGCTGGTAGCGGTGAACTGCGAGCTCGACCGTGACGATCTCGCGCTCGCGCGCTCGCTCGCTCGCGCGGTGCGCGAGATCGACGGTGGCCTGATAGGTGTGCGCGCGCTCGGGCTCGAGCTCGAGTCGGCGGCGCGGGTGCAGGTGTCGATGAATCTCGTCGACCTCGGGGCGACCGGGCTGCAGCAGGCCTGCGAGGCCGTGCGATCGCTCGCACGAGGGCGCGGCGCTGATGTGGCGCGTGTCGAGCTCGTTGGTCTGCTCCCCGCGTCCGAGCTCGCGCGCTGCGACGACGAGTTCCGCGTCTGGTCGGGGATCAGTCCCGACCAGACGATCGAGGCGCGCCTCGACCGCGCCGCCAACTAG